The Phyllostomus discolor isolate MPI-MPIP mPhyDis1 chromosome Y, mPhyDis1.pri.v3, whole genome shotgun sequence genome includes a window with the following:
- the LOC114489885 gene encoding probable bifunctional dTTP/UTP pyrophosphatase/methyltransferase protein has translation MVLYPVMRKFLDKRVVLASASPRRQEILSHAGLRFTVVPSKFKENLSKASFPTPYAYAMETAKQKALEVARRMHQKDLRAPDIVIGADTIVALEGLILEKPVDKTDAYSMLSRLSGKEHSVFTGVAIVQCSSQGGGLDLDVSEFYEETRVRFSQLSEELLWEYIHSGEPLDKAGGYGYGTQALGSVLVEAIHGDFLNVRGFPLNRFCKKLAELYHPPRPEDRPREKQDSIPAVDTFDRLGDSEGAGPGQGGARGDRCRPRAPGREHAKDADCKPSVESVPPTAVLELIDGYKVSKALFTACKMKLLDLLRDEGPLSALDVARKIDATAGPTGRLLDVCVAFGLLDKTERGYSNTPLASLYLLSDGEHSLHSLALHNDNHTWHLYNHLDSIVREGANPHQRALQSTADSPFQESFYQSREKLQFMRAMHGLIKVVARQVATAFDLSGFTSACDLGGSTGALAYELARQYPGLKVTVFDLPEVIEDAEYFQPHGPPTGQVSFVPGHFFRDTLPEADLYIVCRILHDWPDDKVHQLLSRISRSCKPGGGLLLVEMLLDEDKREARSAVVQSLNMAVLFQGRERSLSEYRSLLQAHGFTDVRAVSTGSIADAVLATRA, from the exons ATGGTCCTGTACCCGGTGATGCGGAAGTTCCTGGACAAGCGCGTGGTGTTGGCCAGCGCCTCCCCGCGGCGCCAGGAGATCCTAAGCCACGCG GGGCTCAGGTTCACGGTGGTTCCTTCCAAGTTTAAAGAGAATCTCAGTAaagcctccttccccaccccttatGCATATGCCATGGAAACAGCCAAGCAGAAGGCCCTGGAGGTGGCCAGGAGGATGCACCAG AAAGACCTGCGGGCCCCCGACATCGTCATCGGAGCGGACACTATCGTG GCGCTGGAGGGGCTGATCCTGGAGAAGCCCGTGGACAAGACAGACGCCTACAGCATGCTGTCCAG GCTGAGTGGGAAAGAGCACAGCGTGTTCACGGGCGTGGCCATCGTCCAGTGCTCCAGCCAAG GCGGCGGGCTGGACCTGGACGTCTCGGAGTTCTACGAGGAGACGCGGGTGCGGTTCTCGCAGCTGTCGGAGGAGCTGCTGTGGGAGTACATCCACAGCGGGGAGCCCTT GGACAAAGCCGGAGGCTATGGGTACGGgacccaggccctgggcagcGTGCTGGTGGAGGCCATCCACGGGGACTTCCTCAATGTCAGGGGCTTCCCCCTGAACCGCTTCTGCAAGAAGCTGGCGGAGCTGTACCACCCGCCGCGCCCCGAGGACCGGCCCCGGGAGAAGCAAGATTCCATCCCCGCGGTGGACACCTTCGACCGTCTCGGCGACTCGGAGGGCGCGGGGCCCGGCCAGGGAGGGGCTCGGGGGGACCGCTGCCGTCCCCGGGCCCCAGGCAGGGAGCACGCGAAGGACGCAGACTGTAAACCCTCGGTGGAGAGCGTGCCGCCCACCGCGGTCCTGGAACTCATAGACGGCTACAAAGTGTCCAAG GCCCTGTTCACGGCTTGCAAGATGAAGCTGTTGGATTTGCTGAGAGACGAAGGCCCCCTGAGCGCGCTGGACGTTGCCAGGAAAATCGACGCCACTGCGGGCCCAACTGGACGGCTGCTGGACGTCTGTGTGGCCTTCGGGTTACTGGACAAGacagagagag GTTACAGCAACACACCCCTGGCCAGCCTGTACCTGCTGTCAGATGGCGAGCACTCCCTGCACAGCCTGGCTCTGCACAACGACAACCACACCTGGCACCTGTACAACCACCTGGACTCCATTGTCCGGGAGGGAGCCAACCCGCACCAGAGGGCTCTGCAGAGCACGGCGGACAGCCCATTTCAG GAGTCCTTCTACCAGTCCCGGGAGAAGCTGCAGTTCATGCGGGCCATGCACGGCCTCATCAAGGTGGTCGCTCGCCAGGTGGCCACAGCCTTTGACCTGTCTGGATTCACCTCTGCCTGCGACCTGGGAG GATCCACAGGCGCCCTTGCCTACGAGCTGGCCCGGCAGTACCCGGGTCTGAAGGTGACTGTATTTGACCTGCCAGAGGTCATCGAGGATGCCGAGTATTTTCAGCCCCATGGACCCCCGACAGGGCAGGTCAGCTTCGTGCCAG GGCACTTTTTCCGAGACACCCTCCCGGAGGCCGACCTGTACATTGTCTGCAGAATTCTCCACGACTGGCCGGACGACAAGGTGCACCAGCTGCTGAGCCGCATCTCCCGTAGCTGCAAGCCAG GTGGAGGGCTCCTGCTGGTGGAAATGCTGCTGGACGAGGACAAGCGAGAGGCACGGTCTGCCGTGGTGCAGTCCCTGAACATGGCGGTGCTGTTCCAGGGCCGGGAGCGCAGCCTGAGCGAGTACCGCAGCCTGCTGCAGGCGCACGGCTTCACCGACGTGCGGGCCGTGAGCACTGGGAGCATCGCGGATGCCGTCCTGGCCACCAGAGCCTGA